From the genome of Monomorium pharaonis isolate MP-MQ-018 chromosome 2, ASM1337386v2, whole genome shotgun sequence, one region includes:
- the LOC105829432 gene encoding longitudinals lacking protein, isoforms H/M/V isoform X2, whose product MSMQQFCLRWNNHQPNFISVFSNLLNNETLVDVTLAAEGRQIQAHKVVLSACSTYFQSLFTVNPCQHPIVILKDIKFSDLKIMVDFMYYGEVNISQDQLPSIIKTAESLKIKGLAEMHTASLTKWPSGSSETGGGDRGESCSPSPSPLSPSFRRKRLRKSSTGSTSGSGDKPEEINEITLVATNIVKPEPLIVSQESGENLRRPVNTSTESQGSIDEDQISIMSNMETSSANTPAQSDGSIQDVSQQSAGNIGQSSVSSQPPVHQGLQWTIMEHTYHPTRFALSSCQTNLSIQASSAFTTPEITASSTISDQYSGTSTTGSSCALTNYSNSSHGTLQHASSGGPSPSTQCPSNCQSPCASPQTAIKRKRSTNPQADENFIRALDAVRYGGIGFCKAARMFGVNNRTLWLEYKKRGYPNNRPSLKSRVKQEVNSSPPPAPPAQPMNSQSPTPMGPPTTPHSTHNTHSTHTMLTSHSPHTMLSGYIDRHTDYTLPSSTMPINLHGVNYNTM is encoded by the exons ATGTCTATGCAACAGTTTTGTCTGCGGTGGAACAATCATCAGCCAAATTTCATCTcggttttttcaaatttgttgaACAATGAGACCTTGGTGGACGTCACTCTCGCAGCTGAGGGTAGGCAAATTCAGGCGCACAAGGTCGTGCTGTCTGCATGTAGCACATACTTTCAGTCGTTGTTCACGGTCAATCCCTGTCAGCATCCGATTGTCATACTCAAGGACATCAAGTTTTCCGACCTTAAGATTATGgtagattttatgtattatggGGAAGTGAACATATCTCAAGACCAATTGCCATCCATCATAAAG ACGGCAGAGAGCTTAAAGATAAAGGGACTCGCAGAAATGCATACAGCATCATTAACTAAATGGCCAAGTGGAAGCAGTGAAACAGGTGGAGGGGATCGCGGTGAATCCTGTTCGCCTAGCCCATCCCCGTTGTCTCCTTCTTTTCGCAGAAAAAGGTTAAGGAAATCTTCTACTGGCTCGACGTCTGGTTCTGGTGATAAGCCAGAGGAAATTAATGAAATCACCTTAGTGGCTACTAACATCGTCAAACCTGAACCCCTTATTGTGTCACAAGAAAGCGGAGAGAATTTGAGGCGACCAGTAAACACTAGCACAGAATCTCAAGGCAGTATTGATGAAGATCAAATATCAATT ATGAGTAATATGGAAACTAGTTCTGCTAATACACCAGCCCAAAGTGATGGTTCTATTCAAGATGTAAGTCAACAATCGGCAGGAAACATTGGACAAAGTTCTGTTTCTTCGCAACCACCTGTTCATCAAG GATTACAATGGACTATTATGGAGCACACATATCATCCGACACGTTTCGCTCTGTCCTCGTGTCAAACGAATCTGTCGATCCAAGCGTCGTCGGCGTTTACGACGCCCGAAATAACAGCATCCTCGACGATCAGCGATCAGTACTCTGGTACCAGCACGACTGGTTCCAGTTGCGCCTTGACGAACTATTCGAACTCTTCCCACGGGACGCTGCAGCACGCGTCATCAGGTGGCCCCTCGCCATCGACGCAGTGCCCCAGTAACTGCCAGAGCCCTTGTGCCAGCCCGCAGACTGCGATTAAGAGGAAACGCTCGACTAATCCGCAGGCAGACGAGAACTTTATACGCGCGCTCGATGCCGTGCGCTACGGTGGTATAGGGTTTTGCAAGGCTGCCAGAATGTTCGGCGTGAACAATCGAACGCTCTGGCTTGAATACAAGAAGCGCGGCTACCCGAATAATCGGCCCAGCCTCAAGTCCCGCGTTAAGCAAGAGGTCAATTCCTCGCCGCCGCCAGCACCTCCGGCACAGCCCATGAATTCGCAGAGTCCGACACCTATGGGTCCACCCACAACTCCGCACagcacacacaacacacataGCACGCACACTATGCTGACCAGCCACAGTCCCCACACGATGCTGAGTGGTTACATTGACAGGCATACGGACTATACGCTACCGAGCTCTACAATGCCGATCAATTTGCATGGCGTTAATTACAATACCATGTGA
- the LOC105829432 gene encoding protein bric-a-brac 2 isoform X1: MSMQQFCLRWNNHQPNFISVFSNLLNNETLVDVTLAAEGRQIQAHKVVLSACSTYFQSLFTVNPCQHPIVILKDIKFSDLKIMVDFMYYGEVNISQDQLPSIIKTAESLKIKGLAEMHTASLTKWPSGSSETGGGDRGESCSPSPSPLSPSFRRKRLRKSSTGSTSGSGDKPEEINEITLVATNIVKPEPLIVSQESGENLRRPVNTSTESQGSIDEDQISIMSNMETSSANTPAQSDGSIQDVSQQSAGNIGQSSVSSQPPVHQVLHCKQTQVTKRTRLLIRQPRVKKEPSHLSPDGETGSFSPHIVSTSVHLPTPTLNLPQTSRSFEESRISPPPHTMLVSQPNLLTVTTSSNLLTVPQPSYLMKQHSHPLLSSQQPSTSGTYWIHRQHSHPELPGRTTSPSIVIEPAPVLKTEEEGCEETTATPTTASELGSSGGGGGGGGGGGGGGGGGGGGGGGGGTSGGLRVKTTELRRASSSPQTSSNREPRESTGDQRLGHCPVLRQGPALGCNHCWNTIDAHGRILRRKTKYHCPECQINLCIVPCFQEYHEQRREMYSKLKPLPKTSSV, encoded by the exons ATGTCTATGCAACAGTTTTGTCTGCGGTGGAACAATCATCAGCCAAATTTCATCTcggttttttcaaatttgttgaACAATGAGACCTTGGTGGACGTCACTCTCGCAGCTGAGGGTAGGCAAATTCAGGCGCACAAGGTCGTGCTGTCTGCATGTAGCACATACTTTCAGTCGTTGTTCACGGTCAATCCCTGTCAGCATCCGATTGTCATACTCAAGGACATCAAGTTTTCCGACCTTAAGATTATGgtagattttatgtattatggGGAAGTGAACATATCTCAAGACCAATTGCCATCCATCATAAAG ACGGCAGAGAGCTTAAAGATAAAGGGACTCGCAGAAATGCATACAGCATCATTAACTAAATGGCCAAGTGGAAGCAGTGAAACAGGTGGAGGGGATCGCGGTGAATCCTGTTCGCCTAGCCCATCCCCGTTGTCTCCTTCTTTTCGCAGAAAAAGGTTAAGGAAATCTTCTACTGGCTCGACGTCTGGTTCTGGTGATAAGCCAGAGGAAATTAATGAAATCACCTTAGTGGCTACTAACATCGTCAAACCTGAACCCCTTATTGTGTCACAAGAAAGCGGAGAGAATTTGAGGCGACCAGTAAACACTAGCACAGAATCTCAAGGCAGTATTGATGAAGATCAAATATCAATT ATGAGTAATATGGAAACTAGTTCTGCTAATACACCAGCCCAAAGTGATGGTTCTATTCAAGATGTAAGTCAACAATCGGCAGGAAACATTGGACAAAGTTCTGTTTCTTCGCAACCACCTGTTCATCAAG ttctTCATTGCAAGCAGACGCAAGTAACGAAGAGGACTCGGCTACTTATAAGACAGCCACGAGTGAAGAAGGAGCCGAGTCATTTATCACCGGATGGCGAAACGGGCTCTTTTTCGCCGCACATTGTCTCGACCTCCGTTCATCTCCCCACGCCAACGCTGAACCTTCCCCAAACGTCGAGGAGTTTTGAAGAGTCGCGTATATCGCCACCACCGCACACGATGCTGGTCAGTCAACCTAATCTGCTGACGGTGACGACGTCATCCAACTTGCTGACGGTGCCTCAGCCATCCTACCTAATGAAGCAACACTCGCATCCACTGCTGTCCAGCCAGCAACCGAGTACATCCGGAACGTACTGGATACATCGGCAGCACTCGCATCCTGAACTACCTGGTAGGACCACTAGTCCTTCGATAGTGATCGAGCCGGCGCCCGTCCTTAAGACAGAAGAAGAGGGATGCGAGGAGACTACAGCTACACCAACTACCGCCTCCGAACTGGGATCTagcggtggcggtggtggtggcggtggtggtggtggtggtggtggtggtggtggtggtggcggcggtggcggtggcggcacTTCCGGCGGACTGAGGGTGAAAACAACGGAGTTGCGACGGGCTTCCTCATCGCCACAG ACGAGCAGTAACAGAGAACCTCGTGAAAGTACGGGGGATCAACGACTAGGTCACTGTCCAGTGTTGCGCCAGGGTCCTGCCTTAGGCTGCAATCACTGCTGGAACACGATAGACGCCCACGGCAGGATACTCCGTAGGAAGACCAAGTATCATTGTCCTGAATGCCAGATCAATTTGTGCATCGTGCCCTGCTTTCAGGAGTATCATGAGCAGCGGCGCGAGATGTATTCCAAACTCAAGCCCTTACCAAAAACTAGTTCCGTTTAA